One window of Thermacetogenium phaeum DSM 12270 genomic DNA carries:
- a CDS encoding LuxR family transcriptional regulator, with product MKFALPFSPKPGARAGDCHLDLCPPAELAQSYARCYSLKVPPDLIKPRRILSETELGPCLKAGASFIAVAEGVITPVCRAGLQREYIYILCDPELVALKIFAAPEVLAAAEEVGVRPGTVFTEESCGTNALALAREHQRLVAIRGEQHYCQLFKDWWCVASPVKDPNGKISGYLDISMHAEKELGLAAALLQTLVALIERELLLVELTQRQQTDSIALAPLRIPPEAAAKLTPREREVLKLILEWLDDVEIAKRLYLSIGTARTHRRNIYQKLGVSNLRELLAKLSR from the coding sequence GTGAAGTTTGCCTTGCCTTTTTCGCCCAAACCGGGAGCGAGGGCAGGAGATTGCCACCTCGATCTCTGCCCGCCGGCTGAGTTGGCGCAGTCTTACGCCCGCTGTTACTCCCTGAAGGTGCCGCCCGACCTTATAAAGCCCCGGCGGATCCTGTCAGAAACCGAGCTTGGGCCGTGCCTGAAAGCCGGCGCCTCGTTTATCGCCGTTGCCGAAGGGGTGATCACCCCCGTATGCCGTGCCGGTCTGCAGCGAGAATATATCTATATCCTCTGCGATCCGGAACTCGTAGCCCTCAAAATCTTCGCCGCTCCGGAGGTTTTGGCTGCGGCTGAAGAGGTCGGGGTTAGGCCCGGCACCGTCTTCACCGAGGAAAGCTGCGGGACGAACGCCCTGGCCCTGGCGCGGGAGCACCAGCGCCTTGTTGCCATACGCGGCGAGCAGCACTACTGCCAGCTCTTCAAGGACTGGTGGTGCGTCGCCAGCCCGGTGAAGGACCCAAACGGCAAAATCTCAGGCTACCTCGACATATCAATGCACGCCGAGAAGGAACTGGGCCTGGCCGCGGCGCTTTTGCAAACGCTGGTGGCCTTGATAGAGCGGGAGCTTTTGCTAGTGGAGCTGACGCAGCGCCAGCAAACTGATTCCATCGCGTTAGCACCACTCCGTATCCCGCCGGAGGCGGCCGCAAAGCTCACACCACGGGAACGGGAGGTTTTAAAGCTGATACTTGAGTGGCTGGACGACGTAGAGATTGCCAAAAGGCTTTACTTGAGCATCGGGACGGCCAGGACCCACCGTCGAAACATCTACCAAAAGCTCGGCGTGAGCAACCTACGCGAATTGCTCGCCAAACTCAGCCGCTGA
- a CDS encoding cyclic lactone autoinducer peptide — protein MFKTVKTNLLRFASALFLLVAATGASTTCWFHWYQPKVPEKG, from the coding sequence ATGTTCAAAACAGTCAAGACAAATCTCCTGCGGTTCGCATCAGCCTTGTTCCTGCTCGTAGCCGCAACGGGAGCAAGCACCACTTGCTGGTTTCACTGGTATCAGCCGAAAGTGCCGGAAAAGGGATAA
- a CDS encoding transposase has translation MKISLPEEMQSVQINEKWGQEIFIDIRGFIKHAVEQAVKQELTNFLGYEQYQRGEERRDNYRNGYYERDLLTRFGLIEDIQVARDRNGEFESRVLSRYKRREEKIDRQIH, from the coding sequence TTGAAGATTAGTCTACCAGAAGAAATGCAATCTGTCCAGATCAATGAAAAATGGGGGCAAGAAATTTTTATCGACATCCGGGGTTTTATCAAGCACGCCGTAGAACAGGCGGTAAAACAAGAGCTGACCAATTTCCTAGGTTATGAGCAATACCAAAGAGGTGAGGAAAGACGGGACAATTACCGCAACGGATATTACGAAAGGGATCTTTTGACCCGCTTTGGCCTAATTGAAGACATCCAGGTGGCCAGGGACAGAAACGGGGAATTTGAATCAAGGGTTCTTTCCCGCTATAAACGCCGGGAAGAAAAAATCGATAGACAGATTCATTGA
- a CDS encoding NHL repeat-containing protein codes for MARLGARWRAVLVAVLAVALLAVPATVGYANVSQAEKSFFKTLVRIPVSEEGIGYTDALGRGYPEGPNAFEVQGSNIYVLDNAHHRVLKYNKDTGQFVEKISFPEEFWAYSLAVDAAGKIYLLDVSAEAVIVLVDGKVIVNRLGNVEIEPVAGFGVTEQGEVYVVRSGPDAMETLVLRPDPSGDLTVITSNRGTMAPDGTLWQVERLCGSAKETGVSVSMLNLNKMFKFPDWLADSMSAFNCLGKAGTTWFFRITTDETDLIVGLNDQTGNVEQLVTFSPVRYAYPNKDVTIDADGNVYLLDPSADGISVVMVASWSSLKEIPRLLQEKQVTPAIREEETKGVTPTSISRSQIMSTASAYHAKQWYCNRYNYEGTYAEKPWQRPRYINQGYNRYYQFVPYCWGGFSSLSGFDSELSSNWAAGNIDTTGNYKQKTAGVDCSGYVSRCWGLSSKRNTYGLMSSDISVRLNNFAELKQGDILCNADHVMIFHYRDANGNYVLYESTKLNAYDRVAHTARSKSSVESSYGPYRYKYLLDP; via the coding sequence ATGGCGAGACTTGGTGCCCGGTGGCGGGCGGTCTTGGTGGCGGTGCTGGCTGTAGCGCTGCTGGCGGTGCCTGCTACAGTGGGTTATGCAAATGTATCGCAGGCGGAAAAGTCATTTTTCAAAACTCTCGTCCGAATTCCTGTTTCCGAGGAGGGAATCGGTTATACGGATGCTCTGGGAAGAGGATATCCTGAAGGCCCCAACGCCTTTGAAGTACAGGGAAGCAATATATATGTTCTCGACAACGCGCACCATCGGGTACTTAAATACAACAAAGATACTGGGCAGTTCGTGGAGAAAATATCTTTTCCCGAGGAGTTTTGGGCATATAGCCTCGCGGTCGATGCAGCTGGGAAAATATACTTATTAGATGTAAGTGCAGAAGCGGTAATTGTGCTGGTCGACGGAAAGGTTATTGTAAATCGATTGGGAAATGTTGAAATTGAACCCGTGGCTGGTTTCGGGGTTACCGAGCAAGGAGAGGTATATGTGGTTCGTTCTGGCCCGGACGCAATGGAAACGCTGGTACTAAGGCCTGATCCTTCTGGTGACTTAACAGTCATTACCAGTAACAGAGGAACGATGGCACCAGATGGTACATTGTGGCAAGTCGAGCGTTTATGTGGGTCTGCAAAGGAAACTGGAGTTTCTGTTTCTATGCTCAACCTCAATAAAATGTTTAAGTTTCCCGACTGGCTCGCCGATTCAATGAGCGCGTTTAATTGTTTAGGAAAAGCAGGAACCACATGGTTTTTCAGAATTACGACGGACGAGACTGATCTTATCGTTGGGCTAAATGACCAAACGGGAAATGTAGAGCAACTTGTGACCTTTTCGCCAGTAAGATACGCCTACCCTAACAAAGATGTGACCATCGACGCAGACGGCAACGTCTATCTCTTAGATCCCTCTGCAGATGGGATTTCCGTAGTCATGGTTGCTTCCTGGTCTTCCCTGAAGGAAATTCCACGCCTGTTGCAAGAAAAGCAGGTAACTCCTGCTATTCGTGAGGAAGAAACAAAAGGTGTTACTCCAACGAGCATAAGCAGGTCCCAAATAATGTCGACGGCAAGTGCTTATCATGCTAAGCAGTGGTACTGCAACCGGTACAACTACGAAGGGACCTACGCGGAGAAACCTTGGCAAAGACCAAGATATATCAACCAGGGATATAACAGATACTACCAGTTTGTTCCCTACTGTTGGGGAGGGTTTAGCTCCTTAAGTGGCTTCGACAGTGAGCTCAGCAGTAACTGGGCAGCAGGGAATATCGATACAACGGGCAATTATAAGCAAAAGACGGCAGGAGTTGATTGCTCTGGATATGTGAGCAGGTGCTGGGGACTTTCTTCAAAACGGAACACTTACGGATTGATGAGTTCAGATATTTCCGTTCGGCTAAACAATTTTGCGGAACTCAAGCAGGGTGACATTCTTTGCAACGCAGATCATGTAATGATCTTCCATTACCGGGATGCCAACGGGAACTATGTGTTGTACGAGAGCACTAAACTCAACGCCTACGACCGAGTAGCGCACACTGCACGTTCTAAATCTTCGGTTGAGAGTTCTTACGGTCCATACCGTTACAAATATTTGCTTGATCCCTAG
- a CDS encoding LytR/AlgR family response regulator transcription factor has protein sequence MGLKVLIADDDPATAAYLKKVIEEVPGVEVVSIAGDGKETIRQVEIYRPDVVFLDIDMPGMNGVEAARELAEMRPGLYFVFATAYPDYTLEAFELYSFDYILKPFDEKRIRKTIRRLRDKVRKNQTQHKEVILIKSDKHKLVIHPEEILFIESRRHKILIKTERGEHLVPGRLGELERQLDPLLFFRCHKGYLVNLEKIREIIPSGQTYVIILHSGDRVLLSREREKDLLKRLGME, from the coding sequence GTGGGCTTGAAGGTCCTGATAGCCGATGACGACCCGGCAACCGCAGCGTACTTAAAGAAGGTCATCGAAGAGGTGCCCGGGGTCGAAGTGGTTTCCATCGCCGGGGACGGTAAGGAGACCATCAGGCAGGTGGAGATCTACCGGCCTGATGTGGTGTTTCTGGATATTGATATGCCGGGAATGAATGGAGTGGAAGCAGCCAGGGAGCTGGCGGAAATGCGGCCGGGGCTGTACTTTGTTTTCGCCACTGCCTATCCCGACTACACACTGGAGGCATTTGAACTCTATTCGTTTGATTACATATTAAAGCCCTTTGATGAAAAAAGGATCAGGAAGACGATCCGGCGCTTGAGAGATAAAGTTCGTAAAAACCAAACCCAGCATAAAGAAGTTATCTTAATCAAATCGGATAAGCACAAACTGGTGATTCACCCGGAAGAAATTCTTTTTATTGAAAGCCGCCGGCACAAAATTCTCATTAAAACAGAGAGAGGAGAACACCTTGTACCTGGCAGATTGGGCGAACTGGAACGGCAGCTCGATCCCCTGCTTTTCTTCCGGTGCCACAAGGGATATCTCGTTAATTTAGAAAAGATCAGGGAAATTATTCCTTCAGGTCAAACATATGTGATTATTCTGCACTCAGGTGACAGGGTTTTATTAAGCCGGGAGCGAGAGAAGGATTTGCTCAAGAGACTTGGAATGGAGTAG
- a CDS encoding accessory gene regulator ArgB-like protein, whose translation MPTIHRLAERAAGYIARELGLERQKEKMLTFGLELLLGSALEFALIMALASLFGIFRETLILVLTAGILRLVSGGEHCQAYYRCLIGGTVFFLLMGWLVKWLNYVIAWRGFILLTIITFIAVPGVIWKYAPGETENKPLTEKEKVRGKKLSFMVTEIFAGVVILLAILKDEQKYGLPVLAGMLCQAFTLTPWGYRFIRWVDGMLSFRDQGGDSGGLEGPDSR comes from the coding sequence ATGCCGACCATCCACAGACTGGCGGAAAGGGCTGCAGGATACATCGCCCGCGAGTTGGGCCTCGAGAGGCAAAAAGAGAAAATGTTGACCTTCGGCCTGGAGCTGCTGCTGGGTTCGGCGCTGGAGTTTGCCCTGATCATGGCGTTGGCCTCCCTCTTCGGGATATTCCGGGAGACCCTGATCCTGGTTTTAACCGCAGGGATCCTGCGCCTGGTATCCGGGGGTGAGCACTGCCAAGCCTATTACCGCTGCCTGATCGGAGGGACGGTCTTCTTTTTACTGATGGGCTGGCTGGTAAAATGGCTGAATTACGTTATCGCCTGGCGAGGGTTTATTTTGTTAACGATAATTACTTTTATAGCGGTTCCCGGGGTCATCTGGAAGTACGCCCCCGGGGAAACGGAAAACAAGCCGCTGACAGAAAAGGAAAAAGTCAGAGGCAAGAAGCTGTCTTTCATGGTTACAGAGATTTTCGCGGGCGTGGTGATTCTGCTGGCAATTCTCAAAGACGAGCAGAAGTATGGGCTGCCAGTGCTTGCCGGTATGCTCTGCCAGGCCTTTACCCTCACCCCCTGGGGATACCGGTTCATCAGGTGGGTTGACGGCATGTTGAGTTTTAGGGATCAAGGTGGTGACAGTGGTGGGCTTGAAGGTCCTGATAGCCGATGA